One window of Aspergillus oryzae RIB40 DNA, chromosome 3 genomic DNA carries:
- a CDS encoding glycoside hydrolase family 12 protein (predicted protein) — translation MKLSLALATLVATAFSQELCAQYDSASSPPYSVNNNLWGQDSGTGSQCVYVDNLSSSGAAWHTTWTWNGGEGSVKSYSNSAVTFDKKLVSDVQSIPTDVEWSQDNTNVNADVAYDLFTAADQNHVTYSGDYELMIWLARYGTIQPIGTQIDTATVEGHTWELWYGTTIQAGAEQKTYSFVSATPINTFGGDIKKFFDYITSKHSFPASAQYLINMQFGTEPFTGGPVTFTVPNWTASVN, via the exons atgaagctctcATTGGCACTTGCTACGCTCGTGGCCACAGCATTCAGTCAAGAGCTGTGTGCACAGTACGACAGTGCCTCGAGCCCTCCGTACTCAGTGAACAACAACCTCTGGGGACAGGACTCGGGAACCGGCTCTCAGTGCGTCTACGTTGACAACCTCTCCAGCTCAGGCGCTGCGTGGCACACTACTTGGACCTGGAACGGTGGAGAAGGCAGTGTGAAAAGCTATTCCAACTCTGCAGTCACCTTCGACAAAAAGCTCGTGAGCGATGTCCAGAGTATCCCCACCGACGTGGAGTGGAGTCAGGATAACACTAATGTCAACGCCGATGTGGCGTACGACCTGTTTACCGCTGCGGACCAGAACCACGTCACCTATAGCGGCGATTATGAACTGATGATTTG GCTCGCACGCTACGGTACTATTCAGCCCATCGGAACCCAAATCGATACCGCTACAGTTGAAGGCCATACCTGGGAACTGTGGTACGGCACCACCATCCAGGCAGGCGCCGAGCAGAAAACGTACAGCTTCGTCTCGGCAACCCCAATCAACACCTTCGGCGGGGACATTAAAAAGTTTTTCGACTATATCACATCTAAGCACAGTTTCCCTGCTTCTGCCCAGTACTTGATCA ATATGCAGTTCGGAACTGAGCCGTTTACCGGTGGCCCTGTTACTTTCACAGTTCCCAACTGGACTGCCAGTGTCAACTAA